The segment TTTCTATCGTCCAGTTGACTGAAAACCCTTATGTAAAAGAGACTGTGCAGTCTTCGTTCTTCCTTCCTTCGGATTTCAAACACCTAAGTAAGTTTTAGTAACTTTTCATTACTTCGGGTTAGGTAACTTAGTAAACATGCACTTGGTAAATCACGTactacattatatttttatagtaGTAGCCTACGTGCTGTGTACGGCGTGCTCACCCGTCTAAGTTAGGTCTCCATGTCAAGAAATAGGCTAGATTACTCGACATGGTATAGTCAGTCGTCTTAATGTAATAACCTATAAGTATTACGTACAGTATATTTAacttataaatattataatgagagcaaattattttttattttggtaaTGGACTTTTGGAGGCGGGTTTTTTCCCTTGCTGCATGGTGAATGATGTGTATGTTTTGTGTTGTAGAGAACAAATGTTGCGCTTGTTTAGAGGTCACACTTGGGAGAGTTGGGAATGGGATCCGGACAGTAAATCTCCTGATGCTCATCTGTCTCTATGCCGACAGGCCGTGTATTTTCATGTCGGCCCTATGCTGGACAGTCAGGGTACCGCAGGGGTCAGAGGCAGCAAAGGTGAGACTCCTGAGTGAATAGCGCCCTttgctgttttttgttgttCTCAAGTGTTATCCTATTAAAGTGCAATGTTACATGTAATCAGGGTTATACCTAGTATATAAACGTCCAAGTAATAATACGTTGAACAGTGAGTGATAGTTTTAATAAGGTTTTTATAATGCTCTAGAGTAGTAGAGTATCCTGGAGTTGTTTTGCGGATAACTGAATTTGCTAAATGTAGAATAAGCACTTCATTACTTAAGAATAACACATATTTCTGCATAAGGTTTCACTTATGGTGAGCATTACTGGGAGATTGAGTTCCTTGAGCCTCCATATGGAAGCTCTGTGATGGTGGGGGTTGGTACCCAAAATGCACTGCTTCATACAGGGGACCAAAGGTACATTAACCTAATAGGTGAGTACAGTCATGTTTCTTTTAGAAATGCCCACGTCGTTCACCAAAAATTTCAGGGAGACAATTACAGCCAAAATCATTCGATAGGATCTAAATAACAAATAGGGAGCAGCACATGTTGATTCTCTCAGGTTGATTTAATTGAATTACATCATCTAATTATCAAACAGGAATTTTGTCCCATCAACGCCTCAGATCAACAAGGGAGGAAACAAGCACACCATATAAAAGAACACAATTATTTTCTTTGAATCTCTTCTTTTCATTATGATTGTCCTGATTCTTTCTTCAAAGGCTTCGACAGTGAAAGTTGGGGTCTTTCATACAAAGGCTTCATCTGGCATAATGGAAGGAGTCA is part of the Chanodichthys erythropterus isolate Z2021 chromosome 11, ASM2448905v1, whole genome shotgun sequence genome and harbors:
- the si:dkey-23n7.10 gene encoding SPRY domain-containing SOCS box protein 3 isoform X1, with amino-acid sequence MLRLFRGHTWESWEWDPDSKSPDAHLSLCRQAVYFHVGPMLDSQGTAGVRGSKGFTYGEHYWEIEFLEPPYGSSVMVGVGTQNALLHTGDQRYINLIGFDSESWGLSYKGFIWHNGRSQKYTEPFYERNTVIGILLDLSAGTLTFFRNGVNLGVAFTGLEQVSKALFPLVSSTAPETELQLGLRSQRISSLQEQCIHIITQSLSHCRHAHKLPLPTSLLCQIHSHAHL